Proteins encoded by one window of Salvia splendens isolate huo1 chromosome 14, SspV2, whole genome shotgun sequence:
- the LOC121763883 gene encoding pelargonidin 3-O-(6-caffeoylglucoside) 5-O-(6-O-malonylglucoside) 4'''-malonyltransferase-like has product MKIQKINTQLIKPLTPTPPNLTNYKISFLDKCLSPMNLAVLLFYQSKPESQPHLQESLARILVDFYPLAGRYIKEQSLVHCNDDGAEFVTAQATDVDLNDVIGTNDADILQHVYPDSYYRCDEDASNPLLSIQATHFPCGGAIIAVSVSHRIFDIPSITTFISAWSSVHHPNKSVQVTPSFNIPSLLPCKEHNFGVHLKRSSAEEPKIIAKRLLFDKAALASLKSKLKPNTISDGEIVSGVIAKALVRLDRAKHGKNREFVVFQPINMRERTIPPQSKHVCANLTFTTLTAPVAASEEIEVQEIVDVIGEGVRANVAELAGILSRDTDGRDIIIKSLGSLMKAISNRETNFIVFSDCSEFEFYEADFGWGKPVWTTITPQRLRSNATVLMRNREGDGIEAWVHLYQDDMPRFQEDEDITPFAH; this is encoded by the exons ATGAAGATCCAAAAGATTAACACACAATTGATCAAACCACTCACCCCAACTCCTCCAAACCTCACCAACTACAAAATCTCCTTCCTAGACAAATGTCTCTCACCCATGAACTTGGCTGTTCTTCTCTTCTACCAATCCAAACCCGAATCCCAACCTCACTTGCAAGAATCACTTGCCCGAATCTTGGTGGACTTCTATCCACTCGCCGGAAGATACATCAAGGAACAAAGCCTTGTCCACTGCAACGACGACGGCGCCGAGTTCGTCACAGCACAAGCCACCGACGTCGACCTCAACGACGTTATCGGAACGAACGACGCCGACATTCTGCAACACGTGTATCCCGATTCCTACTACCGATGCGACGAGGATGCCTCGAACCCACTCCTGTCCATCCAGGCCACCCATTTCCCCTGCGGCGGCGCCATCATCGCCGTCAGCGTTTCCCACCGAATCTTCGACATACCGTCCATAACCACATTCATATCCGCCTGGTCAAGCGTCCACCATCCTAATAAATCTGTTCAG GTCACGCCGTCTTTCAACATCCCGTCTCTGCTCCCCTGCAAAGAGCACAATTTTGGGGTGCATTTGAAGCGATCCAGCGCCGAGGAGCCCAAGATTATCGCCAAGAGGCTACTGTTCGACAAGGCGGCTTTAGCCAGCCTCAAGTCAAAATTAAAGCCAAACACGATCTCAGATGGTGAGATCGTGTCTGGTGTTATAGCAAAGGCCCTGGTCCGTCTGGACAGGGCCAAGCATGGGAAAAACAGAGAGTTTGTGGTTTTCCAACCGATTAACATGCGAGAGAGGACGATCCCGCCTCAGTCGAAGCACGTGTGCGCGAACCTGACATTCACCACGCTCACAGCTCCCGTGGCCGCCTCGGAGGAGATTGAAGTGCAGGAAATCGTTGATGTGATAGGCGAAGGCGTTCGGGCCAATGTAGCGGAGCTTGCGGGAATACTGTCTCGGGATACGGACGGACGAGATATCATCATAAAAAGCTTGGGGAGCTTGATGAAGGCGATTTCGAACCGGGAGACGAATTTCATAGTGTTTTCGGATTGCAGCGAGTTTGAATTCTACGAGGCGGATTTCGGGTGGGGGAAGCCGGTGTGGACGACCATCACACCGCAGCGGCTGCGCAGCAACGCCACGGTGCTGATGAGGAACAGAGAGGGAGATGGGATTGAGGCATGGGTTCATTTGTACCAAGATGACATGCCTCGCTTCCAGGAAGATGAGGATATCACACCATTTGCACATTAG
- the LOC121764121 gene encoding deacetoxyvindoline 4-hydroxylase-like translates to MVGVSNVDFDLVKEVKEFDEKKTGVKGLVDAGVKEIPRLFVHPQEIIDSYPTAKGAAVKLPVIDLTGAESGGARRRKLVEAIGKAAREWGFFSIINYGIPLETMKAILESINRFHKLSDEEKESLYTYERSKLVKWNSNLPAQKGDPTCWRDVLNVVYTNDHLDPNEIPSACMHTITDSISHIGGP, encoded by the coding sequence ATGGTGGGTGTTAGCAACGTAGATTTCGATTTGGTGAAAGAGGTTAAGGAATTCGACGAAAAAAAAACGGGAGTGAAGGGTCTGGTGGATGCGGGAGTGAAGGAGATTCCCCGTCTTTTCGTGCATCCACAGGAGATCATAGACAGTTACCCGACAGCCAAGGGTGCAGCGGTGAAGCTGCCCGTGATAGACCTGACTGGGGCGGAGAGTGGGGGAGCAAGGCGGAGGAAATTAGTGGAGGCAATCGGTAAGGCTGCCAGAGAATGGGGATTCTTCAGCATTATCAACTATGGCATTCCGTTGGAAACAATGAAAGCCATATTGGAATCTATAAATAGATTCCACAAGCTCTCAGACGAGGAGAAGGAGTCGCTCTACACATACGAGAGGAGCAAGCTGGTGAAGTGGAACAGCAACCTCCCCGCGCAGAAAGGCGATCCTACTTGTTGGAGGGATGTTTTGAATGTTGTTTACACTAACGATCATCTTGACCCTAATGAAATTCCTTCAGCATGCATGCATACTATTACAGACtcaatatcccacatcggtggtcCCTGA
- the LOC121763780 gene encoding 1-aminocyclopropane-1-carboxylate oxidase homolog 1-like, whose translation MVAVSNIDFDWVKEVKEFDERKTGVKGLVDVGVKEIPHLFVHPQEVIDRYPTAKGAAVELPVIDLTGAESGGARRREVVEAIGKAAREWGFFSIINHGVPLETMKAMLESIKRFHELPDEEKESLYTYERSKLVKWNSNLPAQKGDPACWRDVLNVVYTNDHLDPNEIPSACRKETEEYVKYMIEVRELMAELFSEALGLPSDYLSKMECMKSQSISCLYYPACPEPHKTLGAPKHSDTTFLTLLIQDTLGGLQMLRDNQWVDVPPVPGALIANFGDLMQILSNDEFISVEHRVLSQLAGPRISVATFSTPSIRAAGKPFGPIKELITKEKPAVYRDFMFEEYFQYYKTKGARVESAFDYYRINK comes from the exons ATGGTGGCTGTTAGCAACATAGATTTCGATTGGGTGAAAGAAGTTAAGGAATTCGACGAAAGAAAAACGGGAGTTAAGGGTCTGGTGGATGTGGGAGTGAAGGAGATTCCCCATCTTTTCGTGCATCCACAGGAGGTCATAGACCGTTACCCGACAGCCAAGGGTGCAGCGGTGGAACTGCCCGTGATAGACCTGACTGGGGCGGAGAGTGGGGGAGCAAGGCGGAGGGAAGTGGTGGAGGCGATCGGTAAGGCTGCCAGAGAATGGGGATTCTTTAGCATCATCAACCATGGCGTTCCGTTGGAAACAATGAAAGCCATGTTGGAATCTATAAAGAGATTCCACGAGCTCCCAGACGAGGAGAAGGAGTCGCTCTACACATACGAGAGGAGTAAGCTAGTGAAGTGGAACAGCAACCTCCCCGCGCAGAAAGGCGATCCTGCTTGTTGGAGGGATGTTTTGAATGTTGTTTACACTAATGATCATCTTGACCCTAATGAAATTCCTTCAGCCTGCAG GAAGGAAACGGAGGAGTATGTGAAGTACATGATTGAGGTGAGGGAACTAATGGCGGAGTTGTTCTCAGAGGCCTTAGGGCTTCCGAGTGATTACTTATCGAAAATGGAGTGCATGAAAAGCCAGTCCATTTCATGCTTGTATTACCCGGCTTGTCCCGAGCCTCACAAGACCTTAGGAGCCCCAAAGCATTCCGACACCACTTTCCTCACCTTGCTCATCCAGGACACCCTTGGTGGCCTCCAGATGCTTCGCGACAACCAATGGGTCGATGTACCACCCGTTCCTGGGGCCCTCATCGCCAACTTCGGTGATCTCATGCAG ATTCTTAGCAACGACGAGTTCATAAGCGTGGAGCACAGAGTGTTGTCCCAGTTGGCGGGGCCGAGGATCTCCGTGGCAACCTTCTCCACACCGAGCATCCGAGCAGCGGGGAAGCCGTTTGGTCCGATCAAAGAGCTGATCACCAAAGAGAAGCCTGCGGTCTATAGAGATTTCATGTTCGAAGAGTACTTCCAATACTACAAAACAAAAGGAGCTCGAGTTGAATCAGCCTTCGATTACTACaggattaataaataa